The sequence ATTCAAACCCATGATTCAGGAAGCTGTTGCAATGATAAAGAAAATAGATGATGCAGAGGAGGCGGCAAAGAAGTTGATGCAAGAAGCATATCAGAGAGGTAGTTCCGACAACATTACTTGTGTTGTGGTTCGTTTCTTGACGAACCAAGGCGCTGCTTCTGGTACTAGCTCCGGCTAAAGCGTCTCTTGGACACAAAGGGTAGTGCATAGTTGGTAGTTGGTGCAGTGGAGATGTGACAAATGGCAAAATCTGTTCTATCATATTTTGATCATAGGCATATTCCATTTTAGCTGTGTGCCATGCAAgaattagaaaaattaatttgaaGACTCACCTACTATGGTCCTCTAGCATAGatattttatttcagaatttCTTACTTCCACAATTGGTTCGTATTTGTAGCTAGGAGAGATTGTTGTGTAAAAAGTGTGGACAGAGTTTTAATTGCACACACGCACACACAAACACACGCGTTGTATGTAAATTTGGTGTCTGATCTTGCTGCTGATCCCCTTTATTCTCAAACATATAAAGAAAAATATCATGTTAAGAATCCTTTCATTTGTTTGTGCGTTGGGTTTTCCCAGTCATAACTTATTAGTTACCATTGCAACTCAACAGCTAAGAGATTTTTTCGATCAGTTGCAACCGGTGGGATTCGAACATGAGACTTTTAGGTGAAggggaagactatgccatttgaactatagtTCGGTGGTTTGTATTATTATTCTTCAGAACACAACATATGAAGTACTAGCAGTTATTAATTATGCATGTCCatgaaaattgaaaaggaataatTTGAGTGATGGACTCAGAAAAGAAGATATCATTGTCGGCAAGGCAGCTATTGCTCTTACGCCCGCGAGCGAACAATTTGTTCTTCATTGTCCATTGTATACCCAAAATACTAAAAAAAGTTACATGCTATCATAtcagtaaaatttttaattttaattttcacttatgcttatataataaattaatttattaaactaaaaaaaactgAATTACATTACTACTGTCATTTTGGcaatattagttaattttttatatgtattCTCGAGGAAAAAAAATACGTTTATTTATATAATACTTGACTAATTATCAAGGTAAAAGAAATTTATACGGTGTGGAACTTTGAGTGCATTATTGAAGGTGGATGAACAAAATGGCAACGCAAGCTAGACCTTTATATAGGAGAATTCCTCTCTTCTAACTCTAATTTGGAACACAATAGTTTTACTTGCAAAAGGGTCAAGGTGTATATACTAAATTCTAATTAGTCCAACTTGGACCCATAAAGACAAAACTTTCATGCCTTGCTTGCCAAGTTATGGGTCCCATATGAACTTGAAAATTGAGTGAATATATTTAACAAAGCAAGGTTAGTTGGCtatcaattattaaatttttgggTAAAGTAGTTAAAGTTtatcaaaagttttaaaaactacttttaaattttatgttgttttatttttgtctaaaaaatttttaaatttatatcaaATATACTCCTGacaactaaattttcaaaaagtttaggactaattaaaaaataatgcaTGACAATTATATCTAACAGGAGTATATTTcatgaaattgaaaattttttggacaaaattaaaacaaaataaaatttaagggtATTTTTGATAAATTTCAAAAGATGAAAAGTATAATttatccaaatttaaaatattcaaaagtaTAGTCAGCCACCAACGCCATAGCCATATTCAAGTTCATTTCCATATTAGTGCAATTCAGTTATTCAAGAAGATGAAGTGGGAACAGAATCATGTATGCTATGGGGTCACTATATGCTAAAATAATGTTTActtataatatattatttttggaCAGTGTGTAAgggaaaatgtttttaattttgtatgaTATAAGAAATACATAATGCTAAATTGCTAACTATGCATGGATCACGTTGAAGCACCTCTCCGGAAAACCGATATTTAATTTGGTTGATTTAAGTGGTTTGCCTCTTGTTTACCTTAAACAATATCACAAATTTGAGTTGTTTATGAGAAATTTACTTTCTCAACCTAGCAAGAAGAAAgattatttaattttctttccaatccatgaatatatatatatatatatatgaaaaattgaaaatatcATTTATTATGATTATNNNNNNNNNNNNCAATCATACATAATCATATCTAAATAAGGaaacttattaattattatacaaAATATCTTTAAGATTTGCAATAATCTCAACATATGAACGCGTGCGTGGACAAGCATATCAATTCATAGTCTATAAAAACAGGTGCATGATATTACAATTTCACAACCCATtggaaaattagagagaaaaaaaaatggcacATCCCATTATTACCCTTCCACTATTATTTCTCTCTTTCACTATGTTTTCATCATCATTACTATGTTCAGCAAGAACAGTTAAAATCTCTGACGTTTGTTCCAAACACCCAAACCCTTATAACTGTAACAACATCTTGAATTCCGTACCAGGTGCTTCATTAGGTGCTGATCTTAATAGCCTTTCAAGATATATAATAACCTCAGCACATGTTTATGCCTTTGATACCATAACCCTAGTTCATAATCTCACTAGGAGTATTAATGACAAACAATTGAAACAACGTTACCAAGCTTGTTCCATGGACTATGATGATGTCTTGCTTTCTCTAACACAAGCTCAACAATCTTTTGTCAATGGAGATTACAAGGGCATGAAGTCAAATGGTCAAACGGCTTTGAAGGATGTTCAAGACTGTGATTGGAAGCCAGGCAATGATCAATCGGATCTACCTAATAAGAACAAGTATTTGGAAGATGTTATCAATATTATTATAGTTCTTGCTGATTTTCTAGCTGGGGTTTATTAGTAGGTTTTTCTCGATCATTTATATGTACgccttttgtttaattttttagacaaaaaaagagagagagtagATTTATGATGAGATTTTGTGTATTTTGGTGAAATTAGGGTTCTAGCNNNNNNNNNNNNNNNNNNNNNNNNNNNNNNNNNNNNNNNNNNNNNNNNNNNNNNNNNNNNNNNNNNNNNNNNNNNNNNNNNNNNNNNNNNNNNNNNNNNNNNNNNNNNNNNNNNNNNNNNNNNNNNNNNNNNNNNNNNNNNNNNNNNNNNNNNN is a genomic window of Arachis ipaensis cultivar K30076 chromosome B06, Araip1.1, whole genome shotgun sequence containing:
- the LOC107647690 gene encoding pectinesterase inhibitor-like — translated: MFSSSLLCSARTVKISDVCSKHPNPYNCNNILNSVPGASLGADLNSLSRYIITSAHVYAFDTITLVHNLTRSINDKQLKQRYQACSMDYDDVLLSLTQAQQSFVNGDYKGMKSNGQTALKDVQDCDWKPGNDQSDLPNKNKYLEDVINIIIVLADFLAGVY